One part of the Drosophila teissieri strain GT53w chromosome 3R, Prin_Dtei_1.1, whole genome shotgun sequence genome encodes these proteins:
- the LOC122618828 gene encoding nuclear pore complex protein Nup58: MFTPNTNTPIGGATAAPGAFAFGARPATTTAPPPSFGAATSTTSFGAAPGTTSLFAAPAATPAFGAPAATPAFGAPTATPAFGATSTAAPAFGAAAATPAFGAAAATPAFGAAAATPAFGAPAATPAFGAPAATPAFGAPAATSAFGAPAASTAFGAPASTPASAFGAPAPAVGTVAPTFSFATPATSAPTTAPPAFGFGTTATTAAAAMPASLGSGIGSFAFAKPQATTAASLNFSTTTTTATAQPFNTGLKLGTTNATTALGGGIFGKPAGQAAAPAASTFVGLGGIDVSATQPKLGDNKQDGIKIKETQVPDEIVKTVDALKAYIKQQKTISSDIGRTSTSKFTNVSHEITNLKWALQNMANLVEGSNQQIRLMRQETVKAIQSLEMAQRTQDTPAGLQFENSAPFQYFQCLVAKYEQDLIAFRQQIALTERHMHALSNPQSISPEDLKRGFRQLNESFISLAGRLHEVHQRVEEQKEHYLNLRRYRLRDATNVFERIDNPPLPSVEPQRISSGPTPFSNISALMNKSYAAAASSASNAAAK, from the exons ATGTTTACGCCCAACACAAACACCCCCATTGGAGGCGCCACCGCTGCTCCCGgcgcttttgcttttggcgcGCGACCGGCGACGACGACTGCTCCGCCTCCGTCCTTTGGAGCAGCCACCTCTACGACGTCCTTCGGAGCTGCTCCGGGCACCACCTCCTTGTTTGCAGCTCCGGCGGCCACTCCGGCTTTTGGAGCACCAGCTGCTACGCCGGCTTTTGGAGCACCAACTGCTACGCCTGCCTTCGGCGCAACATCAACTGCGGCGCCCGCttttggagcagctgctgccacgcccgcttttggagcagctgctgccaccCCCGCttttggagcagctgctgccacgcccgctTTCGGAGCACCAGCAGCCACGCCGGCTTTTGGAGCTCCAGCTGCCACTCCCGCTTTTGGAGCACCCGCCGCCACGTCCGCCTTTGGAGCACCAGCAGCCTCAACGGCGTTTGGAGCGCCAGCTTCCACGCCAGCATCGGCCTTCggagcaccagcaccagccgTGGGCACTGTGGCTCCCACCTTCTCCTTCGCCACCCCGGCCACAAGTGCCCCGACCACCGCTCCGCCGGCCTTTGGATTTGGCACCACCGCTACAACGGCGGCAGCTGCTATGCCAGCATCTCTCGGCTCCGGCATTGGatcctttgcctttgccaagCCTCAGGCCACCACGGCGGCCAGTTTGAACTTTAGCACAACCACGACGACGGCCACCGCACAGCCCTTCAATACTGGTCTGAAACTGGGAACCACCAACGCGACGACAGCCTTAGGAGGAGGAATCTTTGGCAAGCCAGCGGGACAGGCAGCTGCCCCGGCAGCTTCTACTTTTGTGGGTCTCGGGGGGATCGATGTGAGCGCCACGCAGCCAAAACTGGGGGACAACAAGCAGGATGGCATCAAG ATCAAGGAAACCCAAGTGCCCGACGAGATAGTAAAAACGGTGGATGCCCTAAAAGCGTATATCAAGCAGCAGAAGACCATTTCCTCCGACATTGGACGGACTTCCACCTCCAAATTCACGAATGTGAGCCACGAGATCACGAACTTGAAGTGGGCGCTGCAGAATATGGCCAATTTAGTGGAGGGCAGCAACCAGCAGATCCGCCTGATGCGACAGGAGACCGTAAAGGCAATTCAATCTCTGGAGATGGCCCAACGCACGCAGGACACCCCTGCTGGTCTGCAGTTCGAGAACAGTGCTCCGTTCCAGTACTTTCAGTGCCTGGTGGCAAAATACGAGCAGGATTTGATCGCCTTTCGCCAGCAGATTGCTCTGACCGAACGCCACATGCACGCGCTCTCCAATCCGCAGAGTATTTCGCCGGAGGATCTAAAGCGGGGCTTTCGCCAGCTTAATGAGAGCTTCATCTCGCTGGCGGGACGTCTTCACGAGGTACATCAGCGGGTGGAGGAACAGAAGGAGCACTACCTAAACCTCAGACGCTACCGCCTGCGAGACGCCACCAATGTTTTTGAGCGGATCGACAATCCTCCGCTGCCGTCGGTGGAACCTCAACGGATTAGTAGCGGTCCAACGCCCTTCTCCAACATCTCGGCCCTGATGAACAAGTCTTATGCAGCAGCGGCCAGTTCCGCCAGCAATGCGGCAGCCAAGTGA